AATTACGGCACGCCGAAACAGCAGGAGATGTTTTCCAAGACGGCGAATATCGTGCTGGAACCCGGCGAGAGCGTGCGCATCGAAACGCCCGGCGGGGGCGGCTACGGCGCGCCGGCGCAACGCGCGCCCGAACGCCTGCAACGCGATCTGCTGGACGGCAAGGTGAGCGAAGCGGCCGCGCGCGAACACTACGGTTTCGTGCCGGAACGCGGGTAGGCGGCCATGCTGGCGGCCAGTCGGAGTTGAATTTGTTTGTTCCCGCCGTCTGGCGCCGCCGGTCAGTCCACGATGAAAAGCGTGGCGCCGGTCGGCGTGGACGAGCGGTGCGCTTCGGCGCCGTCCGCGACCTGGTAGCTCATGCCGGGCCGTAACGTGAACCGGCGGCCGTCTTCCAGCTCGGTATCCAGCGAGCCGGCCAGGCACAACAGGATGTGCCCTTTGCTGCACCAGTGGTCGGCGAGGTAGCCGGCGGTGTATTCGACCATGCGCACGCGGATGTCGCCGAAATGGCGGGTGCGCCAGATGGCCTTGCCGGTGGTGCCGGCGTGTTCGGTCGGCGCGATGGCGGACCAGTCGGTCGTGCCGAAGGGAATGTCGGTGAGTTTCATGGCGCAGGCTGAGGGCGGTCGCCGTGGCGCCGCCAGTGGCAATGTCGGGGCAGCGCGAGGGGCAGGGAAACGAGAAGGGTAAAGAATCGATATTCTAGGGGCCTTCCCGCCGCGGGCTTCTTACCGGACGTGCCGGCGCGCCCGGTACGGTCAGGCGCCATCCGGCGGCGTGCCGGGCGATGGGCCCTCGTCGAAGCGATAGCGGATGTCGACCTGCGCCGCCAGGCCGTCGGGGACGCCGGCGGCGGTCGCCGCCAGCGCGTACGTGGCCTTTACCCAGGCGGGCGATGGGAGCGCCTGCGTCCGGTCCTGCGGCTGTGCCGCCGCTGGCGCCGGCTTGCCCGCGCAATCCCGATAAACCAGGGTGGTTTCGATGCGATAGCTGCCTTCGGGCAGGCGCTGCACCAGAAAATGCGCGGCGCCCATCGCCCCCGGGCCCAGCAGCGCACGCGTCCCATCCGGCCGCCGCAGCGGCGGCCCGCCGGGCTCGGCCTCGAGCGCCTGCCGAAACGCGTGAAGCGCGCCGCCATTCAACAACGCCGTCAGCGCGGGCGCCGCGTCGCGGGCCAAGCTGCGCAGGGCGTGCAAGGCGCCCCCGACCGCGTCGCGGCGCGCTTCGCCTTGCAGGGATGCGTCGAAACCGCGGTAGCGCACGCGGCGCCCGCGCGCATCGACCCCGTCGACCGCGATGGAGGTACCGGGGCCATGCACCACATCGCGTGCGAAGGCCGCGCTCACGTAAAACCACGATGGTTCGCCATCGGGCAGGGGCAGCATGACGGGCAGCATGCGCAAGGCCTCTGCATCGGGCGGGCCGGCCAGCCGGCGCGCGAATTCGGCATGATGCTCCGCCTGCAGGCAGGGATGCGCCGCTTGTGCGGCCGGAT
The sequence above is a segment of the Bordetella genomosp. 9 genome. Coding sequences within it:
- a CDS encoding DHCW motif cupin fold protein, producing MKLTDIPFGTTDWSAIAPTEHAGTTGKAIWRTRHFGDIRVRMVEYTAGYLADHWCSKGHILLCLAGSLDTELEDGRRFTLRPGMSYQVADGAEAHRSSTPTGATLFIVD